The window agtgtaaTCAATCAATcgatcaatcagtgaccatgcctccacgcaccaaacgagccccagcatggagcactggtgagctgctggacctcatcagtgtttttggggaggaagctgtgcagtcacagctgtgctccagccgtaggaattacgatacctaagggcagatatcaaagtccaggctggaaaggggccatgaacaggacgcggtgcagtgcagggttaaagtgaaggagctgcggagtgcctattgcaaagcccgcgagggaaaccgccgctcaggtgctgcccccacgacctgccgtttttacaaggagctggatgcgatacttgggggtgaccccactgccaatccgaggaccacgatggacagttcagagcagggagaggagggggagggggtagaggaaaccgagagtgagggtactgggatgaggggagacaccccagagtcccaggaggcatgcagccaggagctcttctcaagccaggaggaagctagccagtcacagcggctggaacttgttggtgaagaagaagcagaggagcgggttcccagtaagcagcttttattttcaggatggaaatgtttcgggagaggagggggggttgggctgcatgcatgcatgcctagatgtggactagcccattgatgtggtctatcacatcacaGTAATCGGCCTCtgaaatctcttcaaaagtttcagccagagcatgggcaatgtgcttgctcgagtttatagggagagccactgtggtccttgtcccagtcaggctaatgcgtccaCGCCAATGTGCCGCGGGGGgtagggggaccattgctgcacacaggcaagctgcataggggccagggaggAATCCGCATTGCTGGAGAAGACCCtctcgctcttcccaggtgacccgcagcagcgagatatctggcAGGATAATATCCTGTGGAAAaggtagggatagtgttcagtgcaggtctgCCCCCCCCTCCACAGCTCTCtgatttccccaatgcacagaaaccccagtgcagccctgacccaagcaatttcccttcccaggtgagctgcggcagcgagatggcttcattaatcactcattccccattactcaccatgtcttcgctgctgtggcctctctgtgctatgtttgctatgtgtaaaggATGCTACAAATGAGACTAAAAACTCCTtaactgtgattataaacaatgcagcctctgtaataaatgtttctctttctgttttttttctaagTGTCCTTGAATAGTACCAGTAATCCCCCATCCCTATCACagactgctgaaaagctacagaacctgaggaggaaaccaagaaaaagcaaagaagatttggtgaaagcagttatgaatcagtctgccagagagagtaaaaggctgcagaactggagagaaaaaattcagcagtggagggaaacagaaagcaggagaaaggaattggctaagaagaaaagcacaaagcaactgataagcctcctggcgcacCAAACAGAGTGTATGCAGTCACTCATaggcatgcaggcagagcactgccgtgctgcccccccatcccaaagctctctcccttgtgccccaatgtcagctcaaaacccccttctccagcatccagattTTTACCACCACCAattgcccccaacacctgtacgttcacctaccagccctgagaactacgacccttaccctctgcactcaacccccatcaccatgcagcattttcatcctgaagtgcagcaggcattgcacagcactccagacaggacatattcaaacctctgactgtacagttcaccaccctacccccctgtccTTTTACTTGctgtcttttcaataaatgatttcttggcttttaaaacagtttttattattgcagaaagtgaaagatactgcaccccaaggaaaaaacaggcactgcaaatcattgtaaccattgcacttcactcccgtgcaaggcaccaaacattactgttggctttcagcctcaaattgctcccttaaggcatccctaatccttgtagccctgtgctaggcctctctagtagccctgctctctggctgtgcaaattcggcatccaggcgttgaaccttggaggttaattcctcactgaatgtttcacccttcccttcacaaatattatggagggtacagcatgtggatataaccgcagggatgctgctttcccccaagtctaacttcccataaagagatctccagcgtccctttaaatgtctgaaagcacactccacagtcattctgcactggctcagcctgtagttgaacaagtccttgctcctgtcaagcttccctgtatacagtttcatgagccaaagcattaacgggtaagcggggtctccaaggatcacaacgtcccctactgtgatcttgcggtctggaaaaaaagtcctggcctgcagcttcctgaacagaccactgttccgaaagatgtgtgcatcatgcacctttccgggccagcctgtgttaatgtcaatgaaacactcCTGTtgctccacaagtgcctggagaaccatagagaaatatcccttctgattaatgtactcggatgccaggtggggtggtgtcAGTATaagaatatgtgtcccatctatcgcccctccacagttagggaaatccatttgtgcaaagtcatccagaatgtcctgcacgttccccagagtcacagttcttcttagcaggatgcaattagtGGCCCTagaaacttgcatcaacactattccaacggtggactttcccactccaaactggttctcgaccgatcggtagctgtctggagttgccagcttccagattgcaatagccacccgcttctccactgacagggcagctctcaatctcgtagccttgcgccgcagggtggggacgAGCTCAGCACAccgtcccatgaaagtggcttttctcatccgaaagttctgcagccactgcccgtcatcccagacttgtaggacgatgtgatcccaccactcagtgcttttttcccgagcccaaaggctgcgttccacggtgctgagcatgtccgttactgccacaagcaatttattgtcacacgcgtcaggcgaatcgatatcatcatcagactcctcactgtcactttggagctgaaggaatagctcaactgccaaacgtgaggTGCTGGCGACATtgatcagcaaagtcctcagcagctcgggttCCATTTCCCatagaaatcgcgctgcagactcacaacggtgccaaacagctgggatgtgaagcgatgcaccatggggcgttgggacaggaagcggaatgacccacacccttccgtccccttcccacaatccccggcgccaaaatgggacgaggtgctctgtgggatagctgcccacaatgcaccactcccaacagcactgcaaatgctgcaaatgcggccacactgcagcgctggtagctgtcagtgtagccacagtgcagtgctgtccctacacagctgtaagaagacagctgtaactcccagcgctgcacatctccaagtgtagctaTACCCTGGGAAGCGaacagtcacatcctcacattccaaactggtcacattgaaataaggtgctattgggctgttagggatgtaagcagagtcaggatgagctctaccctgatatctggtggtgaactgtagagagtgtggaaagaatttcaggaactgcattggcatccaccccccacttagcataaccccaTAGCAACTTGGGATGGTGATTTTAatagctctgggatccccaatttctttgttattggggcaggaggaaaaaaaaagtttgtcaccctgattgtgtgaatggggagctgtggaactgctttgtgacagaaatgactcaacctcattTGAGTgatacttgctaaacatgggacatgggttccaaaaccccctgaattgagagaggttggggactggtgtgtgtacctaaTGGTA of the Gopherus flavomarginatus isolate rGopFla2 chromosome 1, rGopFla2.mat.asm, whole genome shotgun sequence genome contains:
- the LOC127044405 gene encoding uncharacterized protein LOC127044405, producing MDSSEQGEEGEGVEETESEGTGMRGDTPESQEACSQELFSSQEEASQSQRLELVGEEEAEERVPMSLNSTSNPPSLSQTAEKLQNLRRKPRKSKEDLVKAVMNQSARESKRLQNWREKIQQWRETESRRKELAKKKSTKQLISLLAHQTECMQSLIGMQAEHCRAAPPSQSSLPCAPMSAQNPLLQHPDFYHHQLPPTPQFTARPDSWADCDIIDDIFVSSNVIGSPYLPAPRNGQTQERC